One window of the Paenibacillus beijingensis genome contains the following:
- a CDS encoding sugar porter family MFS transporter, which translates to MENIAVEKEAVESRSDSTGQQINMRFVTLVAIVAALGGLLFGFDTAAVSGAIGFMKIRFGLNQVEVGWAVSCLIVGCIFGAAGAGGISDKFGRKKVLYAGAVLYLIGSVGAALSPSFSAYVIARLVSGLGIGITATLAPLYNAEIAPAKYRGRLVALNQVAIVSGILLVYFLNLFIAGLGDDAWDISTAWRWMFGVGAVPSILFIILLFFVPESPRWLIKQGRPADSLPILLRIHGEELARKEVLDIKASFNEKQATMREMLSDRGLRAILIVGIVVALTQQITGINAVMYYAPEIFKAAGAGTDASLLQTILVGLINLVFTLVSIWLIDKVGRKALVLVGSSMMTISLAVIGIAFHTGHTAGPLVMIFILLYVASFAISLGTAVWVLLSEIFPNRIRGIATAIANMALWAANYVVTQAFPPLLNTIGSAPTFWIFGAMGLFTFLFMWRVVPETKGKSLEEIESIWIKADRA; encoded by the coding sequence ATGGAGAACATCGCTGTAGAGAAAGAAGCTGTCGAGAGCCGATCGGACAGCACCGGGCAGCAAATCAATATGCGGTTTGTTACGCTCGTTGCCATCGTAGCCGCGCTTGGCGGCTTGCTGTTCGGATTCGATACTGCTGCCGTGTCCGGCGCGATCGGCTTCATGAAAATCAGATTCGGTTTGAATCAGGTGGAAGTCGGCTGGGCGGTTTCGTGCTTGATTGTCGGCTGTATATTCGGCGCTGCCGGCGCGGGAGGGATCAGCGACAAATTCGGGCGGAAAAAGGTGCTGTATGCGGGAGCGGTTCTGTATTTGATCGGTTCCGTGGGCGCCGCATTGTCGCCCTCTTTTTCGGCTTACGTCATTGCGAGGCTCGTTAGCGGATTAGGAATCGGGATTACCGCCACGTTGGCGCCGCTATATAATGCCGAGATCGCACCCGCAAAATATCGCGGCCGTTTGGTAGCGCTTAATCAAGTCGCGATCGTATCGGGAATTTTATTGGTTTATTTCCTCAATCTGTTCATTGCAGGTTTAGGGGATGATGCTTGGGACATTTCCACTGCATGGCGCTGGATGTTCGGAGTTGGAGCGGTACCCAGCATCTTGTTTATCATTCTGTTGTTCTTTGTCCCTGAAAGTCCAAGATGGCTGATCAAGCAGGGCAGACCCGCCGATTCGCTTCCCATCTTGCTGCGGATTCACGGGGAAGAACTGGCCAGAAAAGAAGTATTGGACATTAAAGCATCGTTTAATGAAAAGCAGGCAACGATGCGGGAAATGCTGTCCGACCGGGGGTTGCGCGCCATTCTAATTGTAGGAATTGTAGTGGCGCTTACGCAGCAGATTACAGGCATCAATGCCGTCATGTATTATGCACCGGAAATTTTCAAGGCGGCGGGCGCCGGAACGGACGCTTCGCTCCTGCAAACGATTCTCGTCGGTTTAATCAATTTGGTGTTTACGCTGGTGTCGATATGGCTGATTGACAAAGTAGGACGCAAAGCGCTTGTTCTTGTCGGCTCATCTATGATGACGATTTCGCTTGCTGTCATCGGTATTGCGTTCCATACGGGCCATACAGCCGGACCTTTGGTGATGATCTTTATATTGCTGTATGTAGCGTCTTTTGCGATCTCACTCGGTACAGCGGTATGGGTGCTGCTTTCCGAAATCTTTCCGAACCGCATTCGCGGCATTGCGACCGCGATCGCCAACATGGCACTGTGGGCGGCAAATTATGTCGTGACGCAAGCTTTTCCGCCGTTGCTTAACACAATCGGATCCGCACCAACCTTTTGGATTTTCGGCGCGATGGGACTGTTCACCTTTTTGTTTATGTGGCGCGTCGTTCCGGAGACGAAAGGGAAATCGCTGGAAGAAATCGAGTCCATATGGATAAAGGCGGATCGAGCGTAG
- a CDS encoding mannitol-1-phosphate 5-dehydrogenase: MPSKKRKAVHFGAGNIGRGFIGMMLSNSGYEVCFVARNETQIELLQQKKQYTVTYANENEDTEIVKNVTAVQINNRKDVNEHITEAELLTTAVGVSALPSIAKVIAQGIEKRLRHNTRPLHVIACENAVGGSSLLKKWVYQHLSAEARAEADRLISFPDSTIDRIVPAQKHEDPLAIKVEPFYEWVIDRSGFQNGFQEIEGAKYADSLEPFVERKLFTVNTGHCCAAYFGFLEGFQTIQQALKDPALETKVRQVLEETGQLLIHKYHLNPAEHRKYIDKTLERFKNPAITDKVFRVGRSPLRKLSHNDRLVRPLIQAHERGLKAPHLTSAIAAALLFNNEKDPEAVEMQSIIEKKGISHFIAQRMGIAKNHAVHSEIVAAYEQLK; encoded by the coding sequence ATGCCCAGCAAAAAAAGGAAAGCCGTTCATTTTGGAGCCGGCAACATCGGTCGCGGCTTTATCGGAATGATGTTATCCAATTCAGGCTACGAGGTCTGTTTTGTCGCTCGAAATGAAACTCAAATCGAGCTTCTGCAGCAAAAAAAGCAATATACCGTTACGTATGCGAATGAGAACGAAGATACGGAAATTGTTAAGAACGTCACAGCCGTTCAAATCAATAATCGCAAAGACGTCAACGAGCATATTACGGAAGCCGAGCTGCTTACGACGGCCGTCGGCGTATCCGCTTTGCCGTCTATCGCCAAAGTAATCGCCCAGGGGATCGAAAAACGTCTGAGGCATAATACACGCCCATTGCACGTTATTGCATGCGAAAATGCCGTTGGCGGAAGCTCGCTGCTCAAAAAATGGGTGTATCAACATCTTTCTGCCGAAGCCCGCGCCGAGGCAGACCGCTTGATTTCTTTCCCCGATTCAACGATTGACCGTATCGTTCCCGCCCAAAAGCATGAAGATCCATTGGCCATTAAAGTAGAACCTTTCTACGAATGGGTGATCGACCGTTCCGGTTTCCAGAACGGCTTTCAAGAAATTGAAGGAGCCAAATACGCGGACTCGCTCGAGCCATTTGTGGAACGGAAGCTGTTTACGGTTAATACCGGCCACTGCTGTGCGGCATATTTCGGGTTTCTGGAAGGGTTCCAGACCATTCAACAAGCGTTGAAAGATCCCGCTCTTGAAACAAAAGTTCGGCAGGTATTAGAGGAAACCGGCCAATTATTAATTCATAAATATCATTTAAATCCGGCGGAACACCGGAAATATATCGATAAAACGTTGGAACGATTCAAAAATCCGGCCATTACCGACAAAGTGTTCAGGGTCGGACGTTCACCGTTGCGCAAGCTCTCACACAACGACCGTCTCGTTCGCCCGCTAATACAGGCGCATGAGCGCGGATTGAAGGCTCCGCATTTAACGTCGGCTATCGCGGCTGCACTTCTGTTCAACAATGAGAAAGACCCTGAAGCCGTCGAAATGCAGTCGATTATTGAGAAGAAGGGCATTTCTCACTTTATCGCCCAACGGATGGGGATTGCAAAAAATCATGCCGTCCACTCCGAAATCGTTGCAGCATATGAACAATTAAAGTAA
- a CDS encoding HAD family hydrolase produces MTKAIIFDFDGTIIDTETAWYVAFREAYKKHEVDLSLEMYSGCIGTSLHKFNPYEYLMTDLNLPIDRDEFRKAVQLHHSQLMEVEEMRPGVLEYLQSAKQSGLKIGLASSSPLEWVEKYLKQLGIYDYFDCIRTADDVQNVKPDPELYLQTLKGLGVKADEAIAIEDSPNGAKAAEAAGIPCVLTPNSITKTLEFGNSLHRVESLRDLAFSTVFAGAVAQTK; encoded by the coding sequence ATGACTAAAGCGATTATTTTTGATTTTGACGGAACGATTATCGACACGGAGACTGCCTGGTACGTAGCATTCCGGGAGGCCTACAAGAAACACGAGGTAGACCTTTCCCTGGAGATGTACTCGGGATGCATTGGAACGAGTCTTCACAAGTTTAACCCTTATGAGTATTTGATGACCGATTTGAATTTGCCGATTGACCGGGACGAATTCCGCAAAGCGGTACAGCTGCACCACTCCCAGCTCATGGAGGTTGAGGAGATGCGCCCCGGCGTACTGGAGTATTTGCAAAGCGCCAAACAATCCGGATTGAAGATCGGCCTCGCTTCCAGTTCGCCTCTGGAATGGGTCGAGAAATATTTGAAGCAGTTAGGCATTTATGATTACTTCGATTGTATCCGTACCGCTGACGATGTGCAAAATGTAAAACCTGACCCCGAATTGTATCTTCAGACCCTGAAGGGACTGGGTGTAAAGGCTGATGAAGCTATTGCGATTGAAGATTCACCTAACGGCGCAAAAGCGGCTGAGGCTGCCGGAATCCCATGCGTTCTTACTCCGAACTCCATCACCAAAACTCTTGAATTTGGTAACAGTCTGCATCGAGTGGAGTCGCTGCGCGATCTTGCGTTCAGCACCGTGTTTGCAGGTGCAGTTGCCCAAACCAAATAA
- a CDS encoding DUF2334 domain-containing protein, whose amino-acid sequence MAMIRLEDIGPGGYYESAENQTKLTVVADYLQSEGIPFQVAVISRYIDPTRGIDRALTDRTDSIAVRFVQTLHALVKRGASLGMHGYTHQFGKAVSADGYEFHYADCSADCPPDDSQEALSRPKSLRHSYAYGRFTAALRMFQSTGLRPDWFETPHYAASAIQRSVLEACSGIMYETNPSAPHSRTVTVRASHSPLSGGSLYVPTPLFYVGGAAIEDDVQRIAEAIRSYGDHELASFFYHPFLEFPYIRLQEGASPVYEQHSPLKRLIRAFKGAGRKFLSIPDVLTFIPDFRETGLFGGKDYRIMPVKSGNGRGNKLLVRQYSTGIWSIAEVNQGSRNKMENGIRNIRTVLTGWPSFAAGEELIGDFNGDGRDDIAIWHSESGVCPVALHSGTTLLPDGNWLAAGERFKGWRALAGDWNGDGLTDLALWDPRSGHLATAYNETGKFQFPVRVSEEPLIGKNRSPYIGDVNGDGLDDLVLWDRSSGSWEVWLNDGVEFQWAGVWLAGHAIENSSCALLADVNGDGRADLLLVNRKTGYWSVAFSTGKTFVLRDNAFGPWAPGADTVPLAVDFHGNGRAGLLAIIPGRYGGTLDAAVNALNWHLPASNFPTLTGYCSCFLPELQ is encoded by the coding sequence ATGGCGATGATACGGCTTGAGGATATCGGTCCGGGGGGATACTACGAATCCGCCGAAAACCAGACGAAACTGACTGTCGTTGCCGATTATTTACAATCGGAAGGCATTCCGTTTCAAGTGGCCGTCATTTCCCGTTATATCGATCCGACCCGCGGGATCGACCGTGCCTTGACGGATCGTACCGACTCAATAGCCGTACGCTTTGTCCAAACGCTGCATGCATTGGTTAAGCGAGGGGCATCGCTTGGCATGCATGGATATACGCATCAATTCGGCAAAGCGGTCAGTGCCGACGGTTATGAATTTCATTATGCGGATTGCAGCGCCGATTGTCCGCCGGATGACTCGCAAGAAGCGCTCAGCCGTCCCAAGTCACTGCGCCATTCCTATGCTTACGGCCGGTTTACTGCAGCCTTGCGGATGTTTCAGTCCACAGGGCTGCGGCCCGATTGGTTCGAAACGCCCCATTACGCGGCATCGGCGATCCAGCGATCCGTCTTGGAAGCTTGCAGCGGAATCATGTACGAAACGAACCCTTCGGCTCCGCATAGCCGGACGGTTACCGTCCGCGCTTCGCATTCTCCTTTGTCGGGAGGCTCCTTGTATGTGCCGACGCCCCTCTTCTATGTTGGCGGAGCGGCCATTGAAGATGACGTGCAACGGATTGCCGAAGCGATCCGATCGTACGGCGATCATGAGCTTGCTTCTTTTTTCTATCATCCGTTTCTTGAATTTCCTTATATCCGATTGCAGGAAGGCGCTTCACCGGTTTACGAACAGCATTCGCCGCTCAAAAGGCTGATCCGCGCTTTCAAAGGCGCAGGGCGCAAATTTCTCTCGATTCCGGATGTGCTCACATTCATTCCGGATTTCAGGGAAACCGGGTTATTCGGAGGCAAAGATTACCGCATCATGCCGGTAAAGAGCGGCAATGGACGAGGAAACAAACTTCTGGTCCGCCAATATTCGACCGGCATTTGGTCCATCGCGGAAGTTAATCAGGGTAGCAGAAATAAGATGGAGAACGGTATCCGCAATATTCGTACCGTGCTGACGGGTTGGCCTTCTTTTGCCGCAGGAGAGGAGCTGATCGGCGATTTCAACGGGGATGGGCGGGACGATATCGCCATCTGGCATTCGGAATCCGGCGTTTGCCCCGTTGCTCTCCATAGTGGAACAACGCTGCTTCCGGACGGCAATTGGTTGGCTGCGGGAGAACGTTTCAAAGGGTGGCGTGCTTTAGCAGGAGATTGGAACGGGGACGGATTGACCGATTTGGCACTGTGGGACCCGAGATCGGGCCACCTCGCGACAGCTTATAATGAAACCGGAAAGTTTCAATTCCCTGTGCGAGTATCCGAGGAACCTTTAATCGGCAAAAACCGCTCCCCTTACATCGGCGATGTCAACGGCGACGGACTGGACGATCTGGTTTTGTGGGACCGGTCTTCCGGTTCGTGGGAGGTTTGGCTAAATGACGGCGTTGAATTTCAATGGGCGGGAGTCTGGCTGGCCGGTCATGCGATTGAGAACTCCTCCTGCGCACTTCTGGCCGATGTTAACGGAGACGGACGGGCCGATCTGCTGCTGGTGAATCGAAAGACCGGCTACTGGTCCGTTGCGTTTAGTACGGGAAAGACATTTGTGCTTCGAGACAATGCCTTCGGACCATGGGCGCCTGGAGCGGATACCGTGCCGCTAGCTGTGGATTTCCACGGAAACGGCCGTGCCGGCCTGCTCGCAATCATCCCCGGGCGTTACGGCGGGACGCTGGACGCTGCTGTCAACGCGCTGAATTGGCATCTGCCCGCTTCCAATTTTCCTACCTTAACCGGCTATTGCTCCTGCTTCCTTCCCGAGCTTCAATGA
- the glsA gene encoding glutaminase A produces MSPIETDRIQSLLPHWVETSRQRSSQGKVAAYIPELSKSPIDALGVYILGADGTSASAGDYNLSFTMQSISKVFTLILALMDNGEEGVFSKVGMEPTGDNFNSMLKLELVQPGIPFNPLINAGAIVISSLISGHSNDEKSSRILNFFRELSGNDTLTYNFDVYRSESATAHLNRSMAYFLLDNGVLQGEVEDVLDVYFRHCAINVTCADLARMALVLAHDGTDPLTGAALIPRRYVQIAKTFMITCGMYNASGEFAIQVGLPAKSGVSGGILTMVPGRYGIGVVGPALNRKGNSIAGVHLLETLSREFDWSLF; encoded by the coding sequence ATGTCACCCATCGAAACCGATCGAATCCAATCCCTGCTCCCTCATTGGGTTGAAACAAGCCGTCAGCGCTCCTCCCAAGGCAAAGTGGCAGCCTACATTCCCGAACTGTCCAAATCGCCGATCGACGCATTAGGAGTTTACATTTTAGGTGCGGACGGCACCTCGGCCAGCGCCGGCGATTACAACCTTTCATTTACAATGCAAAGCATTTCGAAAGTATTTACCTTAATTTTGGCACTGATGGACAACGGCGAAGAAGGGGTATTTTCCAAAGTCGGAATGGAGCCTACGGGTGATAATTTCAACTCGATGCTGAAGCTGGAACTCGTACAGCCGGGAATTCCGTTCAACCCGCTTATCAATGCCGGGGCAATCGTAATTTCTTCATTAATATCCGGACATAGCAACGATGAAAAATCTTCCCGCATCCTCAATTTTTTCCGCGAGCTGTCGGGCAACGACACGTTAACCTATAACTTCGACGTTTACCGCTCGGAATCGGCAACGGCTCATCTGAACCGGTCCATGGCTTATTTTCTATTGGACAACGGCGTGCTCCAGGGAGAAGTCGAAGATGTGCTGGACGTTTATTTCCGGCACTGCGCAATCAACGTCACCTGCGCGGATTTGGCACGCATGGCATTGGTATTGGCGCACGACGGTACCGATCCTTTGACGGGAGCAGCGCTGATTCCCCGCCGTTACGTCCAAATCGCCAAAACGTTCATGATCACTTGCGGGATGTACAATGCATCCGGAGAATTTGCGATTCAAGTCGGTCTGCCGGCCAAAAGCGGGGTTTCCGGAGGCATCCTGACGATGGTCCCGGGCAGATACGGCATCGGGGTGGTCGGCCCGGCTTTAAACCGGAAAGGCAACAGCATCGCAGGCGTACATCTTCTCGAAACGCTGTCGCGCGAATTTGATTGGAGCCTGTTTTAA
- a CDS encoding AI-2E family transporter, with product MISVKAFFENVTVRRFSVLLLMVLLLYFLRGMLNLILLLFLVTYVMDRLQQLVTRQVNRLFPVNYKVVVIFLYLLATLGFVIGASNYLPQIITQMKQLSGVLITFVQSNLNSETSFVNELPFNMAEFLQKLDVQAYANHMLTYLLKFSKWVETILFVILLSFFFLLQKESTKKFTAKFRDSKIGWIYNELSYFGDRFLVSFGKVIEAQLIIAVFNTIFTTLGLWALGFPYLFALSIMILLLSLIPVAGVIISLVPLGLIAFDIGGIKMVVYILVMIMIIHALESYFLNPRLMSAKTELPMFYTFIILIFSQHYFGTWGLIIGIPAFVFVLDLLEVNQISKEEKALSKR from the coding sequence ATGATTTCGGTAAAAGCTTTTTTTGAAAACGTGACGGTCCGGAGATTTTCGGTCCTTCTTCTGATGGTGCTGCTCCTCTACTTCCTGCGGGGCATGCTGAATTTAATTTTACTGCTGTTCCTTGTTACTTATGTCATGGACAGGCTTCAGCAGCTGGTGACTCGGCAGGTGAACCGGCTCTTTCCGGTCAATTATAAAGTCGTCGTTATTTTTCTTTATCTGCTGGCAACTCTCGGTTTCGTCATCGGCGCTTCCAATTACTTGCCGCAAATTATAACGCAGATGAAGCAGCTGTCCGGCGTATTGATAACCTTTGTCCAATCGAACCTAAATTCGGAGACGAGCTTTGTCAATGAACTGCCGTTCAATATGGCGGAATTTTTGCAAAAACTGGACGTGCAAGCATACGCCAACCATATGTTGACCTACCTGCTGAAATTCAGCAAGTGGGTTGAAACGATATTGTTCGTAATTTTGCTCAGCTTCTTTTTCCTGCTCCAAAAAGAAAGCACCAAAAAATTTACGGCCAAATTTCGGGACAGCAAAATCGGCTGGATCTATAACGAGCTTAGCTATTTCGGCGACCGGTTCCTGGTTTCCTTCGGCAAAGTAATTGAAGCCCAGCTCATTATTGCCGTGTTTAATACCATTTTTACGACACTCGGATTATGGGCGCTCGGATTCCCTTACCTGTTCGCCTTGTCGATCATGATTTTGCTGCTAAGTCTTATTCCGGTAGCTGGTGTTATCATTTCGCTGGTGCCGCTCGGCCTAATCGCGTTTGATATCGGCGGAATCAAAATGGTCGTCTACATCCTCGTCATGATTATGATCATTCACGCTCTGGAGAGCTATTTCCTGAATCCGCGGCTGATGTCGGCGAAAACGGAGCTGCCGATGTTTTATACGTTCATCATTCTGATCTTTTCCCAGCATTATTTCGGGACCTGGGGACTTATTATCGGCATTCCGGCGTTTGTGTTCGTGCTGGATCTGCTGGAAGTCAATCAAATCTCCAAAGAGGAAAAAGCGTTATCTAAACGGTAG
- a CDS encoding aminopeptidase, translating into MYPTAKQLEDYAELAVKVGANVQKEQIVVVMAPIASADLVRLIVRKAYDAGARNVHVEYNDEQLSLIKYKHAPEEAIAEYPIWRAQAWEQFAENGATFIQIYSPNPDLLTDVDPERVAQAGKAAAEALNKYRSYLMAHKNAWTLISYATPEWAAKVFPGISEEEAVRKLWERIFDAVRVDRDDPLHAWKEHNAKLQETVELLNRKRYKQLVYEAPGTSLTVDLPEKHVWLGGAKANAKGVLFNPNMPTEEVFTMPSRNGVNGSVRSTKPLNYRGQLIDGFSLTFKDGKVVDFSAELGYEALEKLLNTDEGARALGEVALVPHDSPISNSNIVFYNTLFDENASCHLALGQAYPVNLQGGAGMDEQELLRSGANKSLVHEDFMIGSSELDIDGVTQDGKREPIFRNGNWAI; encoded by the coding sequence ATGTACCCAACCGCAAAACAATTGGAAGATTATGCGGAGCTTGCCGTCAAAGTAGGCGCAAATGTGCAAAAAGAACAAATCGTCGTCGTTATGGCGCCGATTGCTTCTGCGGACTTGGTACGTCTGATCGTCCGGAAGGCATATGACGCGGGGGCCCGCAATGTACACGTGGAATATAACGATGAGCAGCTATCGCTTATTAAATATAAGCATGCTCCGGAAGAAGCGATTGCCGAATATCCGATATGGCGCGCCCAGGCATGGGAGCAATTTGCGGAGAATGGCGCCACATTTATTCAGATCTACTCCCCGAATCCCGATCTGCTGACCGATGTTGACCCGGAACGGGTTGCACAAGCGGGCAAAGCGGCGGCAGAAGCTTTAAACAAGTACCGCAGCTATTTAATGGCGCACAAAAACGCGTGGACGCTAATCTCATACGCCACACCGGAGTGGGCGGCGAAAGTGTTTCCCGGCATTTCGGAGGAGGAAGCGGTGCGCAAGCTGTGGGAGAGGATTTTCGATGCCGTTCGTGTCGACCGGGACGATCCGCTTCACGCGTGGAAAGAGCATAATGCCAAGCTGCAGGAAACGGTGGAGCTCCTGAACCGGAAACGGTACAAGCAGCTGGTGTACGAAGCGCCGGGGACGAGCCTGACGGTCGATTTGCCGGAGAAGCATGTTTGGCTGGGCGGGGCAAAAGCGAACGCCAAAGGCGTCTTGTTCAACCCGAACATGCCGACTGAAGAAGTGTTTACGATGCCAAGCCGAAACGGCGTTAACGGCAGCGTTCGCAGCACGAAACCGTTGAACTACAGGGGACAGCTGATTGACGGTTTCTCGTTGACGTTCAAGGATGGAAAAGTCGTTGATTTTTCGGCGGAGCTGGGGTACGAAGCGCTGGAAAAGCTGCTGAATACAGATGAGGGCGCCCGTGCGCTCGGAGAAGTGGCTCTCGTCCCGCACGATTCCCCGATCTCCAATTCGAATATAGTCTTTTACAATACGTTGTTCGACGAAAATGCATCGTGCCATTTGGCGCTTGGACAAGCGTACCCGGTCAATTTGCAAGGAGGTGCCGGTATGGACGAGCAGGAGCTCCTTCGGAGCGGCGCAAACAAAAGTCTCGTTCACGAAGATTTTATGATCGGCTCGTCCGAGCTGGACATCGACGGTGTAACGCAGGACGGCAAGCGGGAGCCGATCTTCCGCAATGGAAACTGGGCCATTTAG